The DNA region AGCGCGGATGAAAAATCCGAGATGGGCAAAATTCCGGGAAGCGTTTGCAGCGACCGCAGTAAGTCGGCTTCCGCCACTTGCGGCATTTGCTTGATTTGTCGAGGCGTCAGTTCAATTTTAGAAATCGGCTTCCGGAAAAGCCTTTCACTCGTGGTTAAGGCCTCGCCGGTTACCACCACTTTTTCCATTTGGATGTTACCGACTTCAAGACTTACAGTTACCACTTTCATGTCGCCCGGCGTTAAAATTAATTTTCGTTTAAACTGTTTGTAACCGATGTAATCCACAATCAGTATGCTCTCCCCCGCCGGAATTTTCGGGATGACGTAGTAACCGTTGAGATTTGTACTGCTGCCAAGGAGAGTGTTCTCGAGAAACACGTTGGCTCCGATAAGAGCTTCACCGTTCGAAGCGTCATAAATAAATCCGCTAACGCTAGCAGTTCGATTGGTTTGCGCAATAGCCATACTCGTTACAAAAGCGGCTAAAAATACGATTGATAATGTCCTGGACAATTTACCCTCCATGAATTGGTGAAATATTCCAACGATCTAACGACCAACTGTAACTAAAGTTTACAAATTTGTTGTTCCTTTCCGTTCTTTCATAATACACTTATGAACATGAATTACCCTGAAAGCAAAATTAGGGCCAATTTAAAAAATGAGTGTTAATGCGTTCTTACAGCTTGGAACAATGTGGATTTTTAAATTGCTACCTTCGCTGTAGATGTGAAGAAACGACGACAGGTGTAGCTTTTTTGCCACAAAGTAAAAAGACTGCGTGCAAGATATTCTCAAAAAAACTCCTGAAGAATAAAACTCAATTTCATGTTTTATATTGACACTGTTTGTTATCCTCTTAAATTGTTTCAAGATTTAGCACTGCCAATAAAATGAGGTTCATCAAAAATGGATACTTTAAATGAGTGGTTAAAACCGCCGGTCGTTTGGTTTGCAGTAGGAGTTCTTCTTTTACTTCTGGAATTTGCGAGTCCGGGGGTGATTATGTTATTTTTTGGAATCGGCGCCTGGCTGGTCGCGGTTCTATGCCTGTTTATTGATCTCTCTATCAATATGCAGCTTTCCATATTCATCCTTTCTTCTTTGTTACTGCTAATTTCTCTAAGAAAATGGTTCAAGAGTTTGCTTCAAGGCCGCTTCGAATCCAACGAGGCAGGTGAAGAAGTCTTGAGCGAATTTGTCGGCAAGAAAGCCGTTGTTACCCGGGAAATAACAGCAACCGGCGGGAAGGTTGAATTTCAAGGCAGCCACTGGGGTGCTGAAGCAGGTACGGTTATCCCGCAGGGAGCGGCCGTTGAGATAGTTGGCCGAAATAATATTACACTGATTGTTAAACCATTAACGTAAGGGAGGTTCATCATGGAAGCAGGTACGGTTTTTTTAATTGGACTTATCATTGTTGTATTGGTTGCATTCTTTAAAACAATTCGAATTGTCCCGCAAAGATCGGCTTTTATTGTGGAGCGGCTTGGTAAATACCGGACAACTTTAGGAGCAGGATTTCATATTCTTATCCCTTTTTTAGATCAAGTCTCTTACAAACATACCCTTAAAGAACAGGCGATCGATGTTCCGCCGCAAACTTGTATCACTCGAGACAATATTTCAGTTGAAGTGGACGGTATTCTTTATTTGCAGGTAACCGACCCCAAAAATGCTTCTTACGGCATCAACGATTATCAGTTTGCTTCGATGCAACTGGCACAAACTACCATGAGAAGTGTAGTTGGTAAACTTGAACTGGACAGGACGTTTGAGGAAAGGGAGACAATTAATTTAGCAGTTGTCGGTGCGGTCGATAAAGCTTCAGACCCATGGGGTGTAAAGGTGACCCGCTACGAGATTAAAAATATTGTTCCGCCGCAAAGCATCAAAGACGCGATGGAAAAACAGATGCGTGCCGAGCGTGAGAAACGCGCCATGATCGCTGAATCGGAAGGAGAGAAACAAGCCAAAATAAACGTGGCGGAAGGTGACAAGCAAGAGTTGATTGCCCGTTCGGAAGGTGAAAAGCAAAAAAGAATCAATGAAGCCGAGGGCAGCGCTGCCGAGATTGAAAAAGTTGCGGAAGCCACAGCGAAAGGGATTCGGGAAATTGCTTCGGCCATCAATGAAAAAGGCGGTATGGATGCAGTAAATCTTCGCGTCGCCGAGCAATATATCGGTGAGTTTGGCAAACTGGCCAAGACCAATAATTCTTTGATCATTCCTTCCAACCTTGCCGACATGTCCGGCATGATTGCGTCGGCAATGACGGTCATTAAGAATCAAACAAACGATAAGAAGTAATTGCAACTCAAATTTTCCTACCTCTTGGGATAGCCCGGCGGCCTGCGCCGCTGGGCATATTTAATACTCTCACCATATTTTAATTGCACTCCAACCTGACAATTTTTATATTAACCTGCATTATTCATGAACCTGCGTTTTAGGTACAAAACAACAATAGCAACCTGTCAAAAGTAGAGATGACATAGTTTGTAGTTCACGCTTTAGCGTGCTCATTGGGGGGCTGTCCAAAAGGACCGTGTACCTGTCATTTCGAGCGAAGCGAGAAATCTGTTAGGGCAGAGGAATACGGTTTAAGCAATTGTTTTCTTGAAACTTAATAATAGAGTTTTGACAGATTCCTCCCTTCGGTCGGAATGACATTTTTGGGCTTTTGACAACCTCTTCCCCTTACCACCTAACAAAGTTCCGCCTTCAAACAAACCAGTGTCACACCCTCCCAAGTAGGGCATTTTAAAAGAAAGGGACTCAAAGTAGCACCATAAAGAACAACAATGTCCCGTTAAGTACACATTTAAATGAAATAAAGAAGACGAATAATAATTGTAAGTGATGGTTTAACAATTATCTATATTGGTTTTCATAAATTTGGTATACATATTGTATTGAGTGCAGGCATTAAGCGAGGTAGAATTTGCGCAAATGACTATCTTTAATATTTTGAGTTTAATCAACAAAATGGGAGACCAAAATGAAAACACGATTTGTAAAACTCGCAAGTTTGTTGTTGCTGATGTTCAGTTTTTCAGTTTCATCAGCGCAGCAAGACGTTACAATTGTGGCGCCAACTTCCGAAGTCGCTGACGGTTTAGACTTAAAGGCAGTGAGCGTCCTGTTTCAGGATTCAGAAAATCTTGAATCCTTTGAGAGAGCTCTCAATGATTCTGAAACCGGCATCAACAATCTCGACTTGAATGAAGATAATGAAGCCGACTTTATCCGCGTTGTTGAGCAAGCAGATGGCGACGCACGTCTTATCATCCTGCAAGTGCCGCTTGCTGAAAATGAATTTCAGGATGTAGCGACTATCGAAGTTGAAAAAACGGCGGACGACGAATATAATATGCAGCTCCATGGCAATCACATCATTTATGGTTACGATTATTATGTTGCCCCGGCGCATGTTCATATTCACACCTGGCCGATTATCAGCTGGATGTATGGACCGGTCTACCGTCCGTACCGCTCTGTTTTCCGGATTGGATTTTATCCACGCTGGTACCGGCCGTACCGTCCGGTTAGTTTGAATGTTTACCGTACCCGGACGGTCAGGTTTACCAGCCGGACGACGTTTGCGGTTAGAAACACCAGCCGGGTCAGGAGTGTCACTAGGATAAATTATAAGCCGCGCTTCTCGACTTTGGTTAAGAAGAAAACAAAGGTCACGGTGATCGCGAAACGGAACGGTAGAACCACGACCGTTACAAAGCGCGTTAAGAAAACCAGGAATACAAAAACCGGTAAGACGACGGTAAAAAAAGGAACTAAGAAAACCACCAGGACAAAAGGTGGGAAAAAGACAACGGTTAAAAAAGCAAAAGTGACGAAAAAGAGAAGATAAGCAGAATAGGGTTCTTGTGGTTTTCGTAGGGGTTCAAAATCTTGAACCCCTACGATATATAATTATCCTACTCCTCCCGCTCCACATCCATCAGCCAGATTACAAGAATCGAAATAATTTCTTTGCCAGACGTTCAACTTTCCCTTGCCGCGAGTTATTGCAACCAAAAGCCAATCGCCACGCCAATAAATGTCGCAACCGCATAGCCCAATGTCCCACACAGGATCGCCGGAATGACCAGGGGCTGCCACTTTCTGGCCACCGCCATCGCGGCTGCGGTAGTAGGTCCGCCCATGTTAGCATTTGAGGCAATCACGATCTCGGCCAGGTCGAGCTTAAAAATTTTGCCAGCGGTCAGAAGGAAAGCCAAATGAACCGCAAGGATGATCGCTGCAAAGACGAACAAAATGGGACCGACCTTGATAACTATCATGACATTTGCACTCGCGCCAATGACAGCGAAAAAAATCTGCATTAGAAAAGTGCCGATTTGATCCGCTCCATGGATACTGCCCATCACTTTCGGAAACAGGGTCGCCAGCCCAA from candidate division KSB1 bacterium includes:
- a CDS encoding paraslipin translates to MEAGTVFLIGLIIVVLVAFFKTIRIVPQRSAFIVERLGKYRTTLGAGFHILIPFLDQVSYKHTLKEQAIDVPPQTCITRDNISVEVDGILYLQVTDPKNASYGINDYQFASMQLAQTTMRSVVGKLELDRTFEERETINLAVVGAVDKASDPWGVKVTRYEIKNIVPPQSIKDAMEKQMRAEREKRAMIAESEGEKQAKINVAEGDKQELIARSEGEKQKRINEAEGSAAEIEKVAEATAKGIREIASAINEKGGMDAVNLRVAEQYIGEFGKLAKTNNSLIIPSNLADMSGMIASAMTVIKNQTNDKK
- a CDS encoding NfeD family protein, translated to MDTLNEWLKPPVVWFAVGVLLLLLEFASPGVIMLFFGIGAWLVAVLCLFIDLSINMQLSIFILSSLLLLISLRKWFKSLLQGRFESNEAGEEVLSEFVGKKAVVTREITATGGKVEFQGSHWGAEAGTVIPQGAAVEIVGRNNITLIVKPLT
- a CDS encoding DUF819 family protein; the encoded protein is FSLPSMALMKKLFRTKYDDQAHKFADDSDDAKPAGERPDLLDMARGLAIATVVCAVGFALSDLTGIRGSGILFVTAIIVGLATLFPKVMGSIHGADQIGTFLMQIFFAVIGASANVMIVIKVGPILFVFAAIILAVHLAFLLTAGKIFKLDLAEIVIASNANMGGPTTAAAMAVARKWQPLVIPAILCGTLGYAVATFIGVAIGFWLQ
- a CDS encoding carboxypeptidase-like regulatory domain-containing protein translates to MSRTLSIVFLAAFVTSMAIAQTNRTASVSGFIYDASNGEALIGANVFLENTLLGSSTNLNGYYVIPKIPAGESILIVDYIGYKQFKRKLILTPGDMKVVTVSLEVGNIQMEKVVVTGEALTTSERLFRKPISKIELTPRQIKQMPQVAEADLLRSLQTLPGILPISDFSSAL